In one window of Anser cygnoides isolate HZ-2024a breed goose chromosome 3, Taihu_goose_T2T_genome, whole genome shotgun sequence DNA:
- the ACYP2 gene encoding acylphosphatase-2 isoform X2, protein MSTLGKASGALKSVDYEVFGRVQGVCFRMYTEEEARKLGVVGWVKNTSQGTVTGQVQGPEDKVNAMCRCSCSVDAASCVLQLKPL, encoded by the exons ATGTCTACCCTGGGAAAGGCCTCGGGCGCGCTCAAGTCGGTGGATTACGAAGTGTTCGGGCGGGTGCAAG gTGTTTGTTTCAGGATG tACACAGAAGAGGAAGCTAGGAAGCTAGGAGTGGTTGGCTGGGTTAAAAATACCAGTCAAGGAACAGTAACAGGCCAAGTTCAAGGCCCAGAAGATAAAGTAAATGCAAT GTGTCGCTGTTCGTGTTCTGTAGATGCTGCCAGCTGTGTGCTTCAGTTGAAACCCCTCTAA